A part of Chanos chanos chromosome 9, fChaCha1.1, whole genome shotgun sequence genomic DNA contains:
- the cldn12 gene encoding claudin-12 isoform X2, whose product MSCRDIHATNAFAFIIAVLSMGGLIVATVIPQWRTTQLVTFNRNAKNVTVYDGLWTKCVKRDGYSGCFYFDAEWYSKVDQLDLRLLQFCLPTGLLFSNLALLLCLTGMCKTACCSKTPEDIKTSRCLVNSAGCHLVAGMFLFLGGAIAMPPSVWFLFHTQDLNERYENLFAVEFAVYVAIGSAGGLILAALLTFMWYCMCKKLPSPFWLPLPEPPAIPNSLSAQPLISNGLPSPVGYAPQNFPPAVLDAASYAPAQVLPQAQPMPPHVYMPQMPVQDGYGSEVGASQAYGYAPSQSYAPSQSYAPSQSYAPSYAGHRHSSRSRLSGIEIDIPVLTD is encoded by the exons ATGTCTTGCCGCGACATCCACGCCACAAACGCGTTTGCGTTCATCATTGCCGTGCTGTCCATGGGCGGTTTGATCGTGGCCACGGTCATCCCTCAGTGGAGGACCACTCAGCTGGTCACGTTTAACCGCAACGCCAAGAACGTGACCGTGTACGACGGCCTGTGGACCAAATGCGTGAAGCGGGACGGTTACTCTGGCTGCTTCTACTTCGACGCAGAATGGTACTCCAAAGTGGACCAACTGGATCTTCGGCTTCTCCAGTTCTGCTTACCAACAG GCCTTCTTTTCTCAAACCTGGCGTTGCTTCTCTGTCTGACGGGAATGTGCAAGACAGCCTGCTGTTCCAAGACTCCTGAAGACATCAAGACCAGCCGCTGTTTAGTGAACAGCGCaggctgccacctagtggccgGGATGTTTCTGTTCCTGGGCGGGGCGATCGCCATGCCTCCGTCCGTGTGGTTCCTGTTCCACACTCAGGATCTGAACGAGCGTTACGAGAACCTGTTTGCCGTGGAGTTTGCGGTCTACGTGGCGATCGGGAGCGCGGGCGGGCTCATCCTCGCCGCCCTGCTGACGTTCATGTGGTACTGCATGTGTAAGAAACTGCCTTCGCCTTTCTGGCTGCCCCTGCCCGAACCTCCGGCCATTCCCAACAGCCTGTCGGCTCAGCCGCTGATATCGAATGGCCTGCCCTCGCCGGTTGGCTACGCCCCCCAGAACTTCCCACCCGCTGTTCTGGACGCGGCATCCTACGCTCCCGCGCAGGTCCTCCCGCAGGCACAGCCCATGCCGCCTCACGTCTACATGCCCCAGATGCCAGTTCAGGACGGGTACGGTTCTGAGGTGGGCGCGTCGCAGGCGTATGGTTACGCCCCATCGCAGAGCTATGCGCCGTCGCAGAGTTACGCGCCTTCGCAGAGTTACGCCCCCTC
- the cldn12 gene encoding claudin-12 isoform X1 produces the protein MSCRDIHATNAFAFIIAVLSMGGLIVATVIPQWRTTQLVTFNRNAKNVTVYDGLWTKCVKRDGYSGCFYFDAEWYSKVDQLDLRLLQFCLPTGLLFSNLALLLCLTGMCKTACCSKTPEDIKTSRCLVNSAGCHLVAGMFLFLGGAIAMPPSVWFLFHTQDLNERYENLFAVEFAVYVAIGSAGGLILAALLTFMWYCMCKKLPSPFWLPLPEPPAIPNSLSAQPLISNGLPSPVGYAPQNFPPAVLDAASYAPAQVLPQAQPMPPHVYMPQMPVQDGYGSEVGASQAYGYAPSQSYAPSQSYAPSQSYAPSQSYAPSQSYAPSQSYAPSQSYAPSQSYAPSQRYAGHRHSSRSRLSGIEIDIPVLTD, from the exons ATGTCTTGCCGCGACATCCACGCCACAAACGCGTTTGCGTTCATCATTGCCGTGCTGTCCATGGGCGGTTTGATCGTGGCCACGGTCATCCCTCAGTGGAGGACCACTCAGCTGGTCACGTTTAACCGCAACGCCAAGAACGTGACCGTGTACGACGGCCTGTGGACCAAATGCGTGAAGCGGGACGGTTACTCTGGCTGCTTCTACTTCGACGCAGAATGGTACTCCAAAGTGGACCAACTGGATCTTCGGCTTCTCCAGTTCTGCTTACCAACAG GCCTTCTTTTCTCAAACCTGGCGTTGCTTCTCTGTCTGACGGGAATGTGCAAGACAGCCTGCTGTTCCAAGACTCCTGAAGACATCAAGACCAGCCGCTGTTTAGTGAACAGCGCaggctgccacctagtggccgGGATGTTTCTGTTCCTGGGCGGGGCGATCGCCATGCCTCCGTCCGTGTGGTTCCTGTTCCACACTCAGGATCTGAACGAGCGTTACGAGAACCTGTTTGCCGTGGAGTTTGCGGTCTACGTGGCGATCGGGAGCGCGGGCGGGCTCATCCTCGCCGCCCTGCTGACGTTCATGTGGTACTGCATGTGTAAGAAACTGCCTTCGCCTTTCTGGCTGCCCCTGCCCGAACCTCCGGCCATTCCCAACAGCCTGTCGGCTCAGCCGCTGATATCGAATGGCCTGCCCTCGCCGGTTGGCTACGCCCCCCAGAACTTCCCACCCGCTGTTCTGGACGCGGCATCCTACGCTCCCGCGCAGGTCCTCCCGCAGGCACAGCCCATGCCGCCTCACGTCTACATGCCCCAGATGCCAGTTCAGGACGGGTACGGTTCTGAGGTGGGCGCGTCGCAGGCGTATGGTTACGCCCCATCGCAGAGCTATGCGCCGTCGCAGAGTTACGCGCCTTCGCAGAGTTACGCCCCCTCGCAAAGTTACGCCCCCTCGCAAAGTTACGCCCCTTCTCAAAGTTACGCGCCTTCTCAAAGTTACGCGCCCTCTCAAAGTTACGCCCCTTCACAG